The DNA sequence tgcaattttaaaatctGAGTATCTAAAAAAGTTCTTTATTATTTGCAATGGTTCCTTAAATCTCTAAAATAAAGGAAGCAcaattatattcattatattaacTAAAAGGAACTTGTAATCCAcattcaaaaatagaaatttttttgagAAGTTGTAGTAAGAGCCAAAAGAGTTGGAAGAGGCTGAGTGAGGCTCATTAGACTGATGCTCTGGGGAATCCCAAGTCCCACTAAACAACAGAGATGAATAAATCCCTGGAGAAAACAAAGCTGCATCCCAAATCTCTCAACCCTGCTGTCGCCACACAAAGACATGGGTTTATTCCAGGGTAGTGCATCTACCATCTCCTACAGCCCCAGCACCTACAGGAAAAGCATCATCACAGACACTGAGCCAAGTGAGGAAGAAGAAAGTCTTTATCACTCACAATGACCTCATTAggacaagagaaaaatgaagaaatgttccAAAGAGTAACTGCACTTTTCCAAGGCTTCCCCCAGGACGAACTTGCTCAAAGTGGAAGATTTTGAAGCAACCTCAACTCATCAGCCCCTTTGAGCTGAATGATGACAAAGTCCAAGGAAATCATCCTACTCTGGGGAACGCAGCTGTCCACTTAGGAGGCTCTGGAAAAGGACACATGTTCTTAGAGAACACCACCAAACTCATGAGATGGACATCTCACACAAACACTATAAGATTTGCATTTAGAGCCCACAAACATTATTGCAAACAAGAAATATCCACAAGACCCAGTTATCTTCTATACTTCTGTGAGAAGTGTACCCAAAATGACCTGATTGGGATTTCCTAGAGGGCTTCTGGACACTGGACAGTGCACCTTCAGGGCAATCTCCACCTTGGGAGCTCAGGAGAAAGGAGAGTAGCGGTGGTTTCCTCAAATTTTTCTCTTACTGGCACTTGtgtttaaattctgtttttagtttGGCATACAAGGCTTTCATATATACCTttgccccgcccccccccatccAGCTCAATGCTAAAACAGCAGGAACTAAATCAACAGTTAGTCCATCTGGGCCATTATGTCACTCAATCACACTGGAGACTTAGTCTGCCCCGAGTGCAATGTTGGCCCACCCTGTGCTCTGCATCTCCTTGCAAAACACAAAGCTCCGAATGAAACTAACTCTGAATGAAACACTGACTCTGAATGAAACTCTGACTGCTTTTCTTTAGATGGGGGAAGACCTCTGCCTCATTCTAAGTGGACCAGAACAGTTCAGAAGAGGATGCAGTTCTAGCTATGGCAAGACAACCTCCAGGTCAGGTGTACTTTCCCACTAGACATGACCCAGCTGCCCCCTAAAATGATGAATGGTCTGAGGTGGATGGTACAGCCACGTCCAGGTGCTAAGGCTGCCACACAAGTCTCTCCTTACACTCATCAGGCAAGTAGGATCAAGGGGGAAGTGCCTGGGACTCATGAAGCAGCCTGCTTCCCTCTCTAGCTAGAAGGACTCCCAGTGGTGACATCTGGATCAGAATGGGGATGGGTGGGCAGGAATGACAGCTAACATCAGTCCTGTCTATGGGCTCTATCCCTCAGCTGGTCTCAAGGCCTTTGCTAGGTTTATCTGTGCTGAACATATGACTCAGGGTGAACTCAGGCCTTTCTCCTCCATCCCACCCATATTCAGTCCCTCCTCACCTTGGGGCTGCTCCTGTCCTTCTTCCCACACTTCCCACCCAGTACTTCCCCCTGGGTAATACTCATTCTAGGTCCTCATGTTGCTACTGGGTATCTCATACTTGTCAAATTCTTCCATTGTTCTGGGGAAAGCTGGGTACATTTCTTGGTCTCCTTTGAAAGCATTAGGCTGCAAAGACCTCTTTTTCAAATCACTGATGAATCTAAACAATGTATAGAACCTAGAAATAACTTCAGGGGAGGAGTCTTAGTTTTATCCTCAGGGGCTGAtgaatattttctgctttttgataAGTGtaaataaatgttagaaataatggtggtTTGTGGAAAGACTTTGCATAGTGTAGAAAGAAGGTAAAACAATTAGAAAGGGACTGTTAATGATATTTACCAGTTTGTTCTCCCTAGTGATACCACTTCCATCCCttcatgccccttcccttcctgcacctccttcctcccagtTATCCAAATTGGTTCCTATCTTATTCTCTAGTGACTGGCAAATAATTCTTGCTGTAGCTATATCTGATAATGCTTAATGCTGACATTTTTTGGTAgcctggattgaacccaggggtgcttaaccactgagcactcACTGAgcacatccttttttattttttattttgaaacaatgtctcactaagttgctgaaggtcttactaagttgctcagtctgacctccaacttttgatcctcctgcctcagcctccaagaacAAAAGGTTGGTCAAGAAAAGTAAGAAATgataatttgtgtttcttttttttttttttctccactcctGGCTACAGATGCtgatatttaaagagaaatattaagTGTTTCTTGGTTTGCAGTTTTTCACTGCTGGGAGCTCTCTAGCAGATCCAAACAGACTTCTATCTCCTTACTAGCCCCAAAGCCACCTTCAGGAGGGAGAATCTTCCTTGAGAGAATGGTTGTAAGGAAATGGTTCACCTTGTAAGGAAAAGTCTGCTTGGCATGTTGATTTTCCAAAGTTGTGGTCCCATAGTATATACTACATATGTGACAGGTCCTCAACCATCTGTGTGTCAACCTCCCACCAAGTCCATCTCTCAGACATCTGAGCTGATGTTATTCATTCAGTCAGTAAATATCATTAAACTTcataatttcaggaaaaaatgtaTCCCAAGTGGCATACAAGTTAtgaagtttagaaaataaatttttttactaaatgggaaataaatgaaaaactatagaaatagaaataaaatgtgataatattATCACAGACATAATCTGGAAGACATAATACGGAAGCACTCCTTCGTTCAGGAAAGAAGGCTTTATAGAAAGATAGTACTTATTGAGGAAAGACTAAAGGATAAGTAGGATTTGAGATGCTGATTTCTACAAACTGAAAGACTAGCCTGTGCAAAAGCACAGGTGCAGGAAAGTGGATAAAGAACCCAAAATTTGCAGAATCTGTTGTATCTGGAGCTCAGGGTTTGTGGGAAGATATGCTGAGAGGAGAACTTGTAAATATCACTTGGAAAGGACCATTAAGAATTCTGAATGACAAACTCCCatattggaatttttatttatgtagatattatctgagttttcttcattttatttatgagaGTTCTGTGTCCTCACATAAATATCCTCTTGTCTTTTTATTCATCTAAATACTCAAGAACTCCATCAACAACTCAGGTAATCTGAAACAGCAACACCCTCAAATATGAACTATTTGCAGATGAAAATCCACTATTGGAGAAATGACATGAACAAATAGTGTTGAATGAAGGTTATGTAGAGAGGAGCAAAGAATTTATtgagaaataagaacaaaagGTTGGCTAAGAAAAGTCAGAAagaatactttgtttcttttttttttcttttttcattttttaatatttttattgtagatggtTACAATATCTTTAtcgtattaatttatttttatgtggtgcttgggattgaacccagtgtctcacacttgctaggaaagctctctaccactaagccacaaccccagcccttttcatttgttttaattaggcTTACATGACTGTAGAAAGCACTTTCACACATCattcataaatggagtataacttctcattcttctggttgcatatggtgtagagttacacaggtcaggTAGTCATATGTGCATAgtgtaataatgtccaattcattctactgtctttcctactctggtgcctcctcccctcctttcactcccctctgtctaaaaTCCAAGGTCCTCCATTTCTCCCTAGCCCCAACCTCCTTATTGTGacttagcatccacttatcagagaaaacattcaacctttggatccttgggattggcttgttttgcTTAGCACTatattctccacttccatccatttattgacaaCAGCcaccatttcattcttctttaaggttcagtaatatttcactgtatatatatatatatatgtgtatatatatatatatatatatatatatatatatatatatatactgcattttctttatccattcacctaggttggctccatggtttagctattgcgaattgaactaatataaacattgatgtggcttcatcactgtagtatgctgattttaagcgtTTGGggtatatactgagaagtgggaaaactgagtcaaatggtggttctattccaagttttctgaggaatcttcactACTTTCCACTGTGATTGctccaatttacagtcccactagcaatgtatgaatgtacctgaaaggataatttttaattctgagcCTTACTGAATCACCACTTTCTTCTAATACACATATCTATGAGAGACCAGGCACGAGACAGGCACCCCAGAGGCTCTGCAAATAAGTCTTTAGTAGCTCGTAGTGAGAAAATGTGTCCTTCATAGAAGTAAAGGATTTGTTAAGCCCAAAATAGGACACTCATCCCTCTGTCTTTCCGGTTCCAGCTTGTCCTCAGATGCTCAGAGCACCACAGACCCTGATGCTCACCACCTTTGATACTCCACCTTCCAcagaggtcagaggagccatGGGGAACCACACCACTGTCACCGAGTTTATCCTGCTGGGGCTCTCAGATGCCTGTGAGCTACAGATGCTCATCTTCCTGGGGCTCCTCCTGACCTACCTCCTCACACTGCTGGGGAATCTCCTCATCGTGGTCATCACCCTTGTGGACAGGcgcctccacacccccatgtactacTTCCTCCGTAACTTTGCTGTCCTGGAGATCTGGTTCACCTCAGCCATCTTTCCCAAGATGCTGAACAACATCCTCACAGGACATAAGACCATCTCCTTAGCTGGATGCTTCCTTCaaagttttctctattttttccttgGCACCACAGAATTCTTCCTATTGGCAGTGATGTCCTTTGACaggtatgtggccatctgtaaccCTTTGCGTTATGTCACCATCATGAGCAAAAGGCTGTGTGTCCAGCTAGTGCTCTGCTCATGGATGACAGGTTGCCTTCTCATCTGTGTTCCCAGCTACCTCATACTTCAGCAGCCGTTCTGTGGACCCAATGTCATCAACCATTTCTTCTGTGACAACTTTCCACTCCTGGAACTCATATGTGCAGATACAGGTCTGATAGAGCTTTTGGGGTTTGTGATAGCCAACTGTAGCCTCCTGGGCACTCTGGCCGTGACGGCCACCTGCTATGGTCACATCCTCCACACCATCCTGCACATCCCCTCAGCCAAGGAGAGGCACAGAGCCTTCTCAACCTGCTCCTCCCACATCATCGTGGTGTCCCTCTTCTATGGCAGCTGCATCTTCATGTATATCCGGTCAGGCAAGGGTGGGCAGGGGGAGGACCAGAACAAGGTGGTGGCATTGCTCAACACTGTGGTGACCCCGACACTCAACCCCTTCATCTACACCCTGAGGAACAAACAGGTGAAGCAGGTATTCAGGGAGCAGGTGAGCAAGCTCCTCTCACAAAGTTGAGTCAGACctgagagaggggaaaaaaatcacctccTTGCCTGAACCTCTGCTAATGAAGTCTTATCCTGATCTCCATAGATTGTCCCTTCATAGACAGGTTTTTGTCAAGTGTTCCATTCTACAGTAGTTTCCTGCATGCATTATTGGTTACTCAGTCTTGTTTAGAGAGCACAGAAAACTCAATATACCACTACTATGTGTTATATGTCTATATGTTATATGTCatatatgttatatgttatatatctCTGAGCTACTCAGACTAATgtggaactttcaatcctcttgcttcaaccACCCTagtagcagggattataggcaagcaccactttgcccagaaaaaaaaaaaaaacaactttctccttacatacatatttcatttgtttaatctTTATGTAGTTAAAATATGTAACATATAATAACAAGTCAAATTATCAAAGAGAGTCTTGTAAGTCAACTGGTGGGAAGGAAAACATACATGTTCAGAAGCCTATTAGCTGCAAAGGTTCAGCATGCTATGGACATGAATCATTTTGGGATTCTGTACAGCACTGAGTTTGAGAAAAGAGCTGGCAGAAACATATATCTTGTGTTCAGACTCCAGCTCAGCTACTTATTAGAGAAATAAGATTTCTCTGTATCTCAATTATGCATATGTAGATCATCATAATATCTACCTCATAGAATCCTATACTCATTGAATGAGTCAATTTTATTAGAATGCTTAGCACAGGGTTTGGCATAGAGTGTCACATTCGGTGTTAAACATTATGTTTTCTAGaagaaataagtcaaataaattaaGTCAAATAATGAAGGTAAATTAAAATATCTACTATCttacagaaaattaaattcaatccTCACTGCATATCTTAACCTaagcaaattcaaaataaatgaaatagataaatataaacctgaaaacataaaatgaaagaacCTTTAGGTAGAAAATGTATTAATGATGCatagaaaatttttaatgaaaaaaatataaaaataaacttataaatttaGACATTTAAggtttaaaatttcattgtgtcaGAAGTGAGCAGAAATAATGTAATAGCCATATGTAGTTTCTATCTGTCTGGCATCCATTCCCCATTATTAACATACTAGGAACCTGATTTTCTCAGGAGCATTCCTTCCTATTGTTCCATGCAACTAGGGTGGTGCTGACTGCATCCCCAGTCAAACTACAGCCATGGATATTGGCCCAGACATGGCCACATATGATGAAACTCAGATCACTGGGCCCAAATGAGTCTCAATTCAGAGATGTTATAGGAACTTATAATGAGGCTCTCAgcaatcctgtctcaaaattaagaataaaaaagacaggactggagttgtggctcaatggtagagtgcttacccagcatgtgtgaggcactgggtttgaatctcagcaccacctataaataaataaaggtccatcaacaactaaaaaaatatatttaaaaattttttaaaaagataaaaaggcctgaggatatAGTTCACTGGTAaagtatccctaggttcaatccccaataataaaataaataaataggtcttTAGCACAGATGTGCATTCAAAGAATACTTGGAATCAACTGGAGGTTAACTATTGAAACCTATATGAAACATCATAGTTTATGGTAAAATGTAGAAATGTTACCCTCTGAAAACAGGAATGAATTATCAAGCACCTTCATCTACACCCTGAGGAACAAACAAGTGAAGCAGGTATTCAGGGAGCAGGTGAGCAAGCTCCTCTCCTAAAGCTGTGGAATCCAAAGACTGAACCAagattggggttgtagctcagtggtagagcacctgcctagcatgtgtgaggcactggatttgattctcagcactacatgtaaataaataaaaaataaaggtctatcatcaacttaaaaaagtatttaaaaaaaatctgaagctaATAATCCATACTAAAAGCTAAGAGAATATAAGTCCTTTCAAGATATGGAGCCTTTTCCATTTAGAAAAATTCTGTGATATATCTCTAGGTGATATTTATGATGTGCCAGTCCTCACGCAACTCACCATAAACTCAAAAGCTTTCAGTATCCTggagaaattttattaattaccTGCTTTGAATGCTTTGTTCATTCCATCTTTTTCTACCTGGTTTTTTAACAGGACCCAAGCTCTTTGAGGACAGGAACCAGCTCTGCAATTCTTTCTTGGCCTCAAATATTAATCCATTGTCATAGCCATGAGAATGGGTATTTAGACACTGATTGATTGTTTTATGCCTGTTTCTGTAACACTCTCAGAGGAAAGAATCGTTCTTTATTTGTACTATCAAGATTTAATACTTATAGACCTGGCACAGAAATACAACCATAAGAACTCAAAACATGGCTGAGGGCCAttgcttataattttaaataagtcATATCTGGatttttttagtattaaaattcataaaatatttttcattctaattaaTAAAAACTCTTTTATCTACTAGTTGTATTACTCTCTAgctcattttctcatctgtaaaatgaggatgacaAGCCCATTCTAAAGGATTATCATAGAAGTTCAATGAGCTGTTCTATGCCCCATGCCTTCAACAGTGTCTCAATAAATGTACATTCTTTGTCTCCCATTCTCATCCTACTTTGgatcttcttttaaagaattttgtgtCATTACCACAAAAGCATTTTTAAGGATTTTGTATACAAAACAGGGATTTTACATTCAAcaaccaaaaagacaaataacccaattctaaaaatgaccaataagtacatgaaaatacaAGCAACATCACTAACCATTAGAGAAATAccaatcaaaaccataatgagataccactttaCATTCATTAGGATGACtatttttccaatatattttatttttaattgaaacggttattttatatattcatgagGTAAAATGTGACATTTCAAAAGATGTATACAATCAAATAGGAATATTGACAACCTCAGACATGTATCATTCTTTGTGTTGGtgacattcaaaatcctcttgACTCACAATTTTTAAACTTCAGTTCATTGCTGTTAGCCATGTTATCCTGCTGCGCTATATAACGTTGAAAGTTACTCCTACCCAACTGCACTCCTGAACTCATTAACTAAGTTggcattagtttaaaaaaaaaaaaaagaagaagctttctaaaacagaaaatagcaaaAGTTGTCAAGACTATGGAGAAATTGCAATGTCTGTGctttgctggtaggaatgtaaaatgatacagccaCCATGAAAAGCATTATGGTTGttcctaaaaaaatacatatatatttaccatAAAATCCAAAAATTCCACTTCTGAGTGTATATCCAACATTATTAAGAGCAGGGACTTAAACAGGACTTTGCACATCCATGTTCACAAGTGGAAAGAATCACATGGGGGCATGAATATCAATAGGTGGGAATCACTGAGGTCATCTTAAGGGTTACCTATTGTGTGAACAATGCTGGTGTGTGACACCAAATACATATGATATATgatgtatcattaaatattccAAGCATTTGCATTAAACCtgtctcatattcttttttttatacacaacttttcattgctctggttgtacataatagtcacaccattcatgcaattaTACCCGTACGAGGGTCGTAATGTCCTTCATTGATGCAGCAAGGTGACTACCATTGGTgacttccaccatctttcccccACCGATacactccctcccctctgcccaatccagagttcctccattctttccttgaTACCACCCCCTATTATGGATcaccatccacttatcagaaaaaacatttaacctttggttttggggggttagCTTACTTCGCTTAgggtgatattctccaactccatccatttacctataaatgccataatttcattcttctttaaggctgagtaatattccattgtttatatattatggtatataatatataaatacttatAGACCTGGCACAGAAATACACCCATATTtatccttatccattcatctgttgaagggcatctagtttgcttccatagtttacctattgtgaatttaactactgtaaacattgaagtggctgcatcactgtagaaaAGTAGCCACAGAGAGGAGCTTTAGTATCCATTTCTTACCTTATTAAGCAGGTACCCAAAAAAGGGTACTCACAGCTTGAGAGCTGCAAGTCACAGACAGTCAGGCTCTTTCTGCTCTAGGTAGAGGAGGAATACAATTTCTAAAAGCACATCCCAGGAGATGTAACTAATGTGTATCATGTACACTCCTACAATCTGCTGACCAGTTCTTTGGGTCTCCTTCTTATAGGTCACTGGGTCATCATAATTCTTACCAGGAGTAAGGTGTCTACACAATAATTCACATGAGACAATCAGCTGTTGAGGGGATAGACTTCCAACCTTAGTCACCTTGCCACATCAAGGATGACCAGTAATTCTAGTCAATAatagtctctattttatttctaggaCTCTGTGGTATTACTTGAAGACAAGTATGGTGATGCTTCCAgctttacttttttccttcagGATTGCTTCAtctattttagttcttttgttcttccatataAATTCAAGATTGTTTTTATCTAATTCTGAGAAGCATATAATTTTTGATGGGCATTTTTGATGGGCAttccattgaatctgtagattgcttttggcAGTCtgtccattttaacaatattaattctgcctatccatgaatatgggagatttttccattttttgatgtctttgatttttttcagtgctcTGTAATTTTCCATGTAGAGGCCTTTCACCTCCTGGGTTAgttttattcctaagtgttttattatttttgaagctattgtgaatggaattgtccACCTGGTTTCTCTTTCAGCAGACTCATTATCTGTGTATAGAAAAGCTATCTGTTTTTGTATGTTGACTTGCTGAATcagtttatcagctctagaagtcttctggtggagcttttagAATCTTCCATGTATAGGaccatatcatctgcaaacagggacagttttacttcttcctttcttatttgtatcccttttatttccttcttttgcctaattgctctggctaaagtttcaagTACTCTATTATATAGGAGAGGTGTTTTGACACCTTGTCTTGTTTTgactttagaggaaatgctttcagttttcccccTTCATCATGATGCTGGCTTTAGGTTTgtcatacataatttttttatgttaagttccttttatccctagtttATTCAGAGTTTTTGTCATGAatgtcaaaggctttttctgcatcttttgagaggatcatgtgatattttttgtccatttattgatttatatatggcAAACCATATACAAATGCCTTGCATGctgaatatgatttgctaatattttttttccccttcaaaggTCCTTATCTTGTTTGGGTATGAGGGTTATACTGGCTACATAAAATCCGTTTGGAAGTGTTCTCTCCCTTTGTATTTCCTGGATCAATTTGAAGAGCATTGGAATTAGCTCTGctttaaagatctggtagaaTTCAAAACCAGGTTGGTGcgggcataaaaacagatacatagatcaatggaacaaaatagaagatacagaggcaaacccacacagctacagtcatctgattcttgacaaagtttccaaaaacctatgtaggaaaaaaaaaaagcctcttgaACAAAGAGTGTTTGGGTAATTGGATATCCATACGTAAATCACTGACAATAGATCCCTAGCTCTtactctgcacaaaagtcaactcaaaatagacaaaaaaccTGGAAATTAAACCAGAAATTTTGCAACTACCAGAAAGAACACAGGGGAAACACTCCTACATATAGTCATAGACAGCAACTTCCTcagtaagactcctaaagctcaggaaataataccaagaattaataaatgtgtggcatcaaaccaaaaagctgctgcacagcaaagaaaacaactgcATGAAGGTAGAACTTAGAGTGGgaggaaaatctttgctagctatgcTTCCAACAGAGAATTAAAATCTAGAATaccttaaaaactcaaaaaactcaacaccaaaatccccaaatc is a window from the Urocitellus parryii isolate mUroPar1 chromosome 6, mUroPar1.hap1, whole genome shotgun sequence genome containing:
- the LOC144255426 gene encoding olfactory receptor 6E1-like; translation: MGNHTTVTEFILLGLSDACELQMLIFLGLLLTYLLTLLGNLLIVVITLVDRRLHTPMYYFLRNFAVLEIWFTSAIFPKMLNNILTGHKTISLAGCFLQSFLYFFLGTTEFFLLAVMSFDRYVAICNPLRYVTIMSKRLCVQLVLCSWMTGCLLICVPSYLILQQPFCGPNVINHFFCDNFPLLELICADTGLIELLGFVIANCSLLGTLAVTATCYGHILHTILHIPSAKERHRAFSTCSSHIIVVSLFYGSCIFMYIRSGKGGQGEDQNKVVALLNTVVTPTLNPFIYTLRNKQVKQVFREQVSKLLSQS